From the Selenomonas timonae genome, one window contains:
- a CDS encoding 5-methyltetrahydropteroyltriglutamate--homocysteine S-methyltransferase has translation MNNTKAPFRYDIVGSFLRPVALMKMREAFANGNATAEDLRQAEDAAIRDLVAKEKEVGLCAVTDGEFRRRYWHLDFLAALGGVEEIGAAHWSVAFKGAQPKAATVKIVDKVDFGAHPFLDHFQFLNDLAGDAIAKMTIPSPSMLHLICCVRATDYAPIPRYEKEDALFEDIALAYQKAIRAFYEAGCRYLQLDDTSWGEFCDPEKRAAYEARGFNLDRIERAYVAMINRALEAKPADMTITMHICRGNFRSTWFSSGGYEPVAEILFGGCRVDGFFLEYDSDRAGGFAPLDHIKDQRVVLGLVTSKSGALEKREDIIARIHEAEKHVPLDQLCLSPQCGFSSTEEGNILTEEEQWNKLRFIKEVAELVWK, from the coding sequence ATGAACAATACAAAGGCACCATTTCGCTATGACATCGTCGGAAGCTTCCTGCGCCCCGTTGCGCTCATGAAGATGCGTGAGGCATTTGCAAACGGGAATGCCACAGCAGAAGATCTGCGCCAAGCAGAGGACGCGGCGATTCGCGATCTCGTCGCAAAGGAAAAGGAAGTCGGGCTCTGTGCCGTCACGGACGGGGAGTTCCGCCGCCGCTACTGGCATCTCGACTTTCTCGCGGCACTCGGCGGCGTGGAGGAGATCGGTGCCGCGCATTGGTCGGTCGCGTTCAAGGGCGCACAGCCAAAGGCGGCAACGGTAAAAATTGTGGACAAGGTGGACTTCGGAGCGCATCCGTTCCTCGACCACTTCCAGTTTTTGAACGATCTCGCAGGGGATGCCATCGCAAAGATGACAATCCCCTCGCCAAGCATGCTGCACCTTATCTGCTGCGTGCGTGCGACGGACTACGCACCGATTCCGCGCTACGAGAAGGAGGATGCGCTCTTTGAGGACATCGCCCTTGCCTATCAGAAGGCAATCCGTGCTTTCTACGAGGCAGGCTGCCGCTATCTGCAGCTCGACGACACATCCTGGGGCGAGTTCTGCGATCCCGAAAAGCGTGCGGCATATGAGGCGCGCGGCTTCAACCTCGACCGCATCGAGCGTGCCTACGTGGCGATGATCAACCGTGCACTGGAAGCAAAGCCTGCGGACATGACGATCACCATGCACATCTGCCGCGGCAATTTCCGCTCGACATGGTTTTCCTCGGGCGGCTACGAGCCCGTCGCGGAGATTCTCTTCGGCGGCTGCCGTGTCGACGGCTTCTTCCTCGAGTATGACTCTGACCGCGCGGGTGGATTCGCACCGCTCGATCACATCAAGGATCAGCGTGTCGTGCTCGGACTTGTCACCTCGAAGTCGGGCGCACTCGAAAAGAGGGAGGATATCATCGCACGCATCCATGAGGCGGAAAAGCACGTCCCGCTCGATCAGCTCTGCCTCAGCCCGCAGTGCGGTTTCTCCTCAACCGAGGAGGGCAACATTCTGACAGAGGAGGAGCAGTGGAACAAGCTGCGCTTTATCAAAGAGGTCGCGGAATTGGTTTGGAAATAG
- a CDS encoding rhodanese-like domain-containing protein produces the protein MRKILAVLVLLATALSILGCDGDAAEDRKEQAKYRRITADEAQVLMQREQDYLILDVRSPEEYAAGHIPHAINIPMEQFGEDPPKELPDRNQMIFVYCVKGIRSMNIANRLAHMGYKNIVEIGGIQDWHGEIEK, from the coding sequence ATGAGAAAGATCTTGGCAGTCCTCGTGCTCCTTGCGACGGCACTCTCCATCCTCGGCTGTGACGGAGATGCGGCAGAGGATCGGAAGGAGCAGGCGAAGTATCGCCGCATCACCGCCGATGAGGCGCAGGTGCTCATGCAGCGGGAGCAGGATTATCTGATCCTCGACGTGCGCTCGCCCGAGGAGTATGCGGCAGGGCATATCCCGCATGCGATCAACATCCCGATGGAGCAGTTCGGCGAAGATCCGCCGAAGGAGCTGCCCGATCGTAATCAGATGATCTTCGTGTACTGCGTCAAGGGGATTCGCAGCATGAATATCGCGAACCGTCTCGCGCATATGGGCTACAAGAACATCGTCGAGATCGGCGGCATTCAGGATTGGCACGGGGAAATCGAGAAGTGA
- the ilvB gene encoding biosynthetic-type acetolactate synthase large subunit — MRGAEAVLACLREQGVDTLFGYPGGMILPLYDALYAQDAIRQVLVTHEQNAAHAADGYARATGRVGVCIATSGPGATNLVTGLATAYMDSIPVVAITGQVDIAMLGRDAFQETDILDVTMPVTKHNYKIKNAADLVPTIRQAFDLARSGRPGPVLLDVPRNLFFEEVAYTPEKPQERTPGKPDADFIICAAEAAAEIIAAERPLVIVGGGVISAGTSEEVTAFIEKYHLPVVHTLMGMGAVSSTHPQMLGFAGMHGEKVANYAIGAADLVIAIGSRFADRQTGNLSKYTANRKFIHIDIDPAEIDKNIENSLGLAGDMRTILKLLMRQTPKGDLGAWWEQIRTWQEEYDYDYHVGRLTVPWALNQVAQNTRGKAYAYATDVGQHQMWAALHLRVEEPRTWLTSGGLGTMGYGLPAAMGAQLAWGNQRRVIHIAGDGGIKMTGNEYYTIARLGLPVLSIIVDNRGLGMIRQLQKVLYDERYIACELDHEMDYVKYVESFGIKAVRVSTQEEFAAALKDALEDVAHPRVIVMDVWRSFVEPMAKGGARIDEFVDFK, encoded by the coding sequence ATGAGAGGTGCGGAGGCGGTCTTGGCATGTCTGCGCGAGCAGGGCGTGGACACGTTGTTTGGATACCCCGGCGGGATGATCCTGCCGCTTTATGATGCGCTCTATGCACAGGATGCGATCCGTCAGGTTCTCGTAACGCATGAGCAGAATGCCGCGCATGCGGCGGACGGCTATGCGCGTGCGACGGGACGTGTCGGTGTCTGCATCGCCACGTCAGGGCCGGGCGCGACGAATCTCGTGACGGGTCTTGCGACGGCGTACATGGACTCGATTCCCGTGGTCGCGATCACGGGGCAGGTCGACATCGCCATGCTCGGACGCGATGCCTTTCAGGAGACAGATATCCTCGATGTGACGATGCCCGTAACGAAACACAACTATAAGATCAAGAATGCTGCCGACCTCGTGCCGACGATCCGTCAGGCATTCGACCTTGCGCGCAGCGGGCGTCCCGGCCCCGTACTCCTCGATGTTCCGCGCAATCTCTTCTTCGAGGAGGTAGCCTATACACCCGAGAAGCCGCAGGAGCGTACACCGGGGAAGCCCGACGCGGACTTTATCATCTGCGCGGCGGAGGCGGCAGCGGAGATTATAGCTGCCGAGCGTCCGCTCGTGATTGTGGGCGGCGGCGTGATCTCGGCGGGTACCTCGGAAGAGGTCACCGCATTCATCGAAAAATACCATCTGCCCGTCGTGCATACGCTCATGGGCATGGGTGCCGTTTCAAGCACGCATCCGCAGATGCTTGGTTTCGCTGGGATGCACGGGGAAAAGGTGGCGAACTATGCCATTGGTGCCGCCGATCTCGTTATTGCGATCGGCAGCCGCTTTGCTGACCGTCAGACGGGCAACCTCAGTAAGTATACGGCGAACCGCAAATTTATTCACATCGACATTGACCCCGCTGAGATTGACAAGAACATCGAGAACAGCCTCGGTCTCGCGGGCGATATGCGGACGATCCTAAAGCTGCTCATGCGGCAGACGCCGAAGGGCGATCTCGGTGCGTGGTGGGAGCAGATCCGCACGTGGCAGGAGGAATACGACTACGACTACCATGTCGGTCGCCTGACCGTGCCGTGGGCGCTGAATCAGGTCGCGCAGAATACGCGTGGCAAGGCATATGCCTATGCGACCGATGTGGGGCAGCACCAGATGTGGGCGGCACTCCACCTGCGCGTGGAGGAGCCGCGAACGTGGCTGACCTCGGGCGGTCTCGGTACAATGGGCTACGGACTGCCCGCCGCGATGGGTGCACAGCTCGCGTGGGGAAATCAGCGGCGTGTCATCCACATCGCGGGTGACGGCGGCATCAAGATGACGGGCAACGAGTACTACACGATCGCGCGTCTCGGTCTCCCCGTGCTCTCGATCATTGTCGACAACCGTGGGCTTGGCATGATCCGTCAGCTGCAGAAGGTGCTCTACGACGAGCGCTATATTGCCTGTGAGCTGGATCACGAGATGGACTACGTGAAATACGTGGAGAGTTTCGGCATCAAGGCGGTGCGCGTCTCCACGCAGGAGGAGTTCGCGGCGGCGCTGAAGGATGCACTTGAGGACGTTGCGCACCCGCGTGTCATCGTGATGGATGTATGGCGCAGTTTCGTGGAACCGATGGCGAAGGGCGGTGCGCGCATTGACGAGTTTGTCGACTTTAAGTAA
- a CDS encoding rhodanese-like domain-containing protein: MKLFVALLLGVLALGICGCGGAQPSEATDGKDHGMAAFQRITSDEAAKMMAEEKNYIILDVRTAGEYAGGHIPNAINVPNESINTTPPKELPDKNQRIFVYCRSGARSMQAAQKLANMGYTNIVEMGGIKDWHGEVVK, from the coding sequence ATGAAATTATTTGTAGCGTTGCTCCTTGGTGTTCTGGCACTCGGTATCTGTGGATGTGGGGGCGCCCAGCCCTCCGAGGCAACTGACGGAAAGGATCATGGCATGGCGGCATTTCAGCGTATAACCTCCGACGAGGCGGCGAAGATGATGGCGGAGGAGAAGAACTATATCATTCTCGACGTGCGGACGGCGGGCGAATACGCGGGCGGGCATATCCCGAACGCAATCAATGTGCCGAATGAGTCCATCAATACGACGCCGCCGAAGGAGCTGCCCGATAAGAATCAGCGCATCTTCGTCTACTGCCGCAGCGGTGCGCGCAGCATGCAGGCTGCGCAGAAGCTCGCGAACATGGGCTATACAAATATTGTAGAGATGGGCGGCATCAAGGACTGGCACGGAGAGGTTGTGAAGTGA
- the dhaL gene encoding dihydroxyacetone kinase subunit DhaL, giving the protein MANVRDAVNVVITAIMAQKDYLTAVDAKTGDGDHGLNMARGFTAARERLAELPADAPVKDVLHHIGRAFIENVGGAAGPLYGIGFVRASEAVNDKTRLDVHSFEKLFTAGIEAIQRRGRAERGDKTMLDTLIPIRDAFRAENADGKSLRECLEEALNEGRAGAEYTKTIAARRGRAALIGPRSIGIEDPGAMSSLIMFRALCSYLRG; this is encoded by the coding sequence GTGGTCATCACCGCAATTATGGCGCAGAAGGATTATTTGACGGCGGTGGATGCCAAGACCGGAGATGGGGATCACGGTCTGAACATGGCGCGCGGCTTCACGGCGGCGAGGGAACGCCTGGCGGAGCTGCCTGCAGATGCGCCGGTGAAGGATGTGCTTCATCACATCGGACGCGCGTTCATCGAGAATGTCGGCGGTGCGGCAGGGCCGCTCTACGGCATCGGATTCGTGCGTGCGAGTGAGGCAGTGAACGATAAGACGCGACTCGATGTGCACAGCTTCGAGAAGCTCTTCACTGCGGGAATTGAGGCGATTCAGCGGCGCGGGCGCGCCGAGCGCGGCGACAAGACAATGCTCGATACGCTCATTCCGATCCGCGATGCGTTTCGCGCGGAGAATGCGGACGGGAAGAGTCTGCGGGAGTGCCTTGAGGAGGCGCTCAACGAGGGGCGTGCAGGTGCGGAGTACACGAAGACAATCGCGGCGCGCAGGGGGAGAGCTGCGCTCATAGGTCCGCGCAGCATCGGCATCGAAGACCCCGGTGCGATGAGCTCGCTCATCATGTTCCGCGCTCTGTGCAGCTATCTGCGCGGCTGA
- the gltX gene encoding glutamate--tRNA ligase, protein MTEVRTRFAPSPTGYMHIGNLRTALYAYLFARANDGTFILRIEDTDRNRYVADAVDFIRRTLDAAGIVPDEGPDDIGGDYGPYVQSERMEIYKKYAEQLVESGHAYRCFCHHTEEAEPTDGEKSFGGYPRTCRDLSPAEVEEHLARGEEYVIRQKMPLVGETTFYDVLHGNVTIPNTELEDQVLLKRDGMPTYNFANVIDDHLMEVSHIIRGTEFITSTPKHVLLYEAFGWEAPVFVHLAPVMGRDDATGKTSKLSKRHGATSFDDLVQMGYPAEAIVNYVALLGWSPKTTNQEVFSMDELIEAFSLEGLSKSPAVFDYDKLGWMSGEYFKAMTDEEFAAAARPFAGELPAHLEEQWGAIAALLRTRVTKLGDVRPAIAFLIETPPFDVHLYENKRNKVTPEAAKELLPELITILAALPAERWENDLLYALLEECIEREGWKKGTVMWVLRIAAAGQAVTPGGATEILAILGREAGLARLEAALAQLSS, encoded by the coding sequence ATGACAGAGGTTCGCACGCGTTTCGCACCGAGTCCGACGGGCTATATGCACATTGGCAATCTGCGCACGGCGCTCTATGCGTATCTGTTTGCGCGGGCAAATGACGGGACGTTCATCCTGCGCATAGAGGACACCGACCGCAATCGCTATGTGGCAGATGCGGTGGACTTCATTCGCCGCACGCTGGATGCGGCAGGTATTGTGCCCGACGAAGGACCCGACGATATCGGCGGCGATTACGGTCCCTATGTGCAGAGCGAGCGTATGGAGATCTATAAGAAATATGCGGAACAGCTCGTGGAGAGCGGCCATGCCTACCGTTGCTTCTGTCATCATACGGAGGAAGCGGAGCCCACAGACGGCGAGAAGTCCTTCGGCGGATATCCACGCACCTGCCGCGACCTCAGCCCCGCTGAGGTGGAGGAACATCTAGCGCGCGGCGAGGAATACGTCATTCGTCAGAAAATGCCGCTCGTCGGGGAGACGACGTTCTACGACGTTCTGCACGGCAATGTCACAATTCCGAACACGGAGCTCGAGGATCAGGTACTCCTGAAGCGCGACGGCATGCCAACCTATAATTTTGCAAATGTGATCGACGATCACCTCATGGAGGTATCGCACATCATCCGCGGGACGGAGTTCATCACCTCGACGCCGAAACACGTGCTCCTCTATGAGGCGTTCGGCTGGGAAGCTCCCGTCTTCGTCCATCTCGCGCCCGTCATGGGGCGCGACGATGCGACGGGTAAGACGAGCAAGCTCTCGAAGCGGCACGGCGCGACGAGCTTTGACGATCTCGTGCAGATGGGCTACCCCGCCGAGGCGATTGTGAACTATGTCGCACTCCTCGGGTGGAGTCCGAAGACAACGAATCAGGAAGTCTTCTCGATGGACGAGCTGATCGAAGCATTTTCGCTCGAGGGGCTGTCGAAGTCGCCCGCCGTCTTTGACTATGACAAGCTCGGCTGGATGAGCGGCGAGTACTTCAAGGCGATGACGGATGAGGAGTTTGCCGCAGCCGCGCGTCCATTTGCAGGTGAGTTGCCCGCGCATCTCGAGGAGCAGTGGGGGGCGATTGCCGCCCTGCTGCGCACGCGCGTCACAAAGCTTGGCGACGTGCGCCCCGCGATTGCATTCCTGATCGAGACGCCGCCTTTTGACGTGCATCTCTACGAGAATAAGCGCAACAAGGTGACGCCGGAGGCGGCAAAAGAACTACTGCCCGAACTCATTACGATCCTTGCGGCGCTGCCCGCAGAGCGCTGGGAGAATGATCTCCTCTATGCACTGCTCGAGGAGTGCATAGAGCGTGAGGGCTGGAAGAAGGGCACGGTCATGTGGGTTCTGCGCATTGCGGCTGCGGGTCAGGCGGTGACGCCGGGCGGTGCGACCGAGATCCTTGCCATCCTCGGCAGGGAGGCGGGACTCGCGCGTCTTGAGGCGGCTCTGGCACAGCTTTCCTCATAA
- a CDS encoding fumarate hydratase: protein MQLFTEDIDGARKVTFFRARMTDVLAKFVAYTGKRLPDDVRAKIAELAAQEDAPLAKSIYETMEKNQELAMKLNRPSCQDTGAAQFLLKCGSNFPYMAEMEGILHAAVVQATAEAPLRHNVVETFDEFNTGKNVGKQIPSIFWEIVPERDDIEIHTYMAGGGCTASSLRAAPLSPPNASRRLSMRTGSTSACRRHSGRAR from the coding sequence TTGCAGCTCTTCACGGAAGATATTGACGGCGCGCGGAAGGTAACGTTTTTTCGCGCGCGCATGACCGACGTGCTTGCCAAATTCGTGGCGTACACGGGCAAGCGCCTGCCGGATGATGTGCGGGCAAAGATTGCAGAGCTGGCAGCGCAGGAGGATGCACCACTCGCGAAGTCCATCTATGAGACGATGGAGAAGAATCAGGAACTGGCGATGAAGCTGAACCGTCCGAGCTGTCAGGACACGGGTGCAGCGCAATTCCTTCTCAAATGCGGGTCGAACTTCCCATACATGGCTGAGATGGAGGGGATCCTGCACGCGGCGGTCGTGCAGGCGACGGCAGAGGCACCGCTGCGCCACAACGTCGTGGAGACATTTGACGAGTTCAACACGGGCAAGAACGTCGGCAAGCAGATTCCCTCGATTTTCTGGGAGATCGTGCCCGAGCGTGACGACATCGAGATCCATACGTACATGGCGGGCGGCGGCTGCACTGCGTCTTCCCTGCGGGCTGCGCCGTTGTCGCCGCCGAATGCGTCGAGGAGATTGTCGATGCGAACTGGCTCGACCTCGGCATGCCGGAGACACTCTGGACGTGCAAGGTGA
- a CDS encoding sulfite exporter TauE/SafE family protein, protein MLFLSMLLMGGIIGFVGAGGSGVIITLLVVGFGIPIHQALAVALGSMAFTTLSGAISHYREREVVPLTGAVLGTGGLVGALIGAVLSNHIEAPNLSLFTGLMLLSSAFLLYLRIYQAEWLGRQISVREELLTGRRLYLYGLPVGFVCGVLSGAFGIGSAAYIQIALMVVFGVPLLQAIGTTMMIIVPISISGGIGYVLYGQLEPWLFIQTLVALSVGSFVGAKLTHLAPLPVLRFWIVALPTIGGSIMILFR, encoded by the coding sequence ATGCTCTTTCTGTCCATGCTCCTCATGGGGGGGATCATTGGTTTTGTCGGAGCAGGCGGCAGCGGTGTCATCATCACGCTGCTCGTCGTTGGCTTTGGCATTCCCATTCATCAGGCGCTTGCGGTTGCGCTCGGCTCAATGGCGTTTACAACGCTCTCGGGCGCGATCAGTCACTACCGCGAGCGCGAGGTCGTGCCGCTGACGGGTGCAGTGCTTGGCACGGGAGGTCTCGTCGGTGCGCTGATTGGGGCGGTGCTCTCGAACCATATCGAGGCACCGAATCTGAGTCTCTTTACGGGGCTTATGCTCCTCTCAAGTGCATTTCTCCTCTACCTGCGCATCTATCAGGCAGAGTGGCTCGGGCGGCAGATTTCCGTGCGTGAGGAACTCCTGACGGGGCGGCGTCTCTATCTTTACGGTCTGCCTGTCGGCTTTGTCTGCGGCGTGCTCTCAGGCGCGTTTGGCATCGGCTCGGCAGCGTACATTCAGATTGCACTCATGGTCGTCTTCGGCGTGCCGCTCCTGCAGGCAATTGGAACGACGATGATGATCATCGTGCCGATCTCGATCAGCGGCGGCATCGGCTATGTTCTTTACGGACAGCTCGAGCCGTGGCTGTTTATCCAGACGCTCGTCGCACTTTCGGTTGGCTCGTTCGTGGGGGCGAAGCTGACCCATCTCGCACCGCTGCCCGTACTGCGCTTCTGGATCGTTGCTCTGCCGACGATCGGCGGTTCGATTATGATACTCTTTCGATAG
- a CDS encoding fumarate hydratase C-terminal domain-containing protein, which yields MHCVFPAGCAVVAAECVEEIVDANWLDLGMPETLWTCKVKEFGPLIVSIDSHGRNIFEENKVIFNERKEKACAEICRQVGFIK from the coding sequence CTGCACTGCGTCTTCCCTGCGGGCTGCGCCGTTGTCGCCGCCGAATGCGTCGAGGAGATTGTCGATGCGAACTGGCTCGACCTCGGCATGCCGGAGACACTCTGGACGTGCAAGGTGAAGGAGTTTGGCCCCCTCATCGTCTCCATTGACAGTCACGGGCGCAACATCTTCGAGGAGAACAAGGTGATCTTCAACGAACGCAAGGAAAAAGCCTGCGCAGAGATTTGCAGGCAGGTTGGGTTTATCAAATAA
- a CDS encoding PTS transporter subunit IIABC — protein sequence MKDEIFSVLQRVGRSFMLPVAILPIAGILLGIGASFTNPTTIETYGLGGVLGAGTALHSLLSIMASAGSTIFGNLPIIFAVGVAIGMAKAEKEVAALSAMIAFFVMHTACNAMLKIGGQILPDGSIAPHVLEGTIAASCGIMSFQMGVFGGIIVGIGVAWLHNKYHKIVLPNALSFFGGSRFVPIISTIVFLFVGIAMYFLWPLAQQGIFALGSLVTGTGYIGTLIFGIIKRALIPFGLHHVFYLPFWQTGVGGSMMIDGQLIQGGQNIFFAQLASPNVAHFSADATRYFSGEFIFMIFGLPGAALAMYHCARPEKKKIAGGLLLSAALTCMLTGITEPIEFSFLFVAPALFAVQVVLAGAAYMIAHMLNIAVGLTFSGGLLDFFIFGILQGEAKTSWMYVIPVGIIYFFLYYFIFRWMITHFGFKTPGREDDDEETKLYTKADYKAREGAGGASGDAGFDAKSAAIARGLGSKRNITSVDCCATRLRCSVADSSLVNEKLLKATGAVGVIVKGTGVQVIYGPQVAVIKSNLETYLATAPEVEPEDDVPAAAPAEEKPAETPAAAPANAAKRTLYSPVTGTVHPITEAPDEAFASKMMGDGFFIYPSKGEVLAPDDGEVVFVFDTKHAIGMKSADGTEYLLHIGVDTVALGGQGFTVFVESGQHVKKGDKLMEFDIDYIRENAKSDACLVIFTGLPEGTSIEMTAEGEVTALDPVAKF from the coding sequence ATGAAAGATGAAATTTTTAGTGTGCTCCAGCGGGTTGGGCGCAGCTTCATGCTGCCCGTCGCGATTCTGCCGATTGCAGGTATTCTGCTCGGCATTGGCGCATCGTTCACCAACCCCACGACGATCGAGACGTACGGTCTCGGCGGCGTGCTCGGCGCGGGCACGGCACTGCACTCGCTGCTCTCGATCATGGCGAGCGCGGGCAGCACGATCTTCGGCAATCTGCCGATCATCTTTGCGGTCGGCGTCGCCATCGGTATGGCAAAGGCGGAGAAGGAGGTCGCGGCGCTCTCGGCGATGATTGCCTTCTTCGTCATGCACACCGCCTGCAATGCGATGCTGAAAATCGGCGGGCAGATCCTGCCGGACGGCTCGATTGCGCCGCACGTGCTCGAGGGCACGATTGCTGCCTCCTGCGGCATCATGTCGTTCCAGATGGGTGTCTTCGGCGGCATCATCGTCGGCATTGGCGTCGCATGGCTGCACAACAAATATCACAAGATTGTTCTGCCGAATGCACTCTCCTTCTTCGGCGGCTCGCGCTTCGTTCCGATCATCTCGACGATCGTCTTCCTCTTCGTCGGCATTGCAATGTACTTCCTCTGGCCGCTCGCACAGCAGGGCATCTTCGCCCTCGGCAGCCTCGTCACGGGCACGGGCTACATCGGCACGCTCATCTTCGGCATCATCAAGCGTGCACTCATCCCCTTCGGTCTGCATCACGTCTTCTACCTGCCGTTCTGGCAGACGGGCGTCGGCGGCTCGATGATGATCGACGGTCAGCTCATCCAGGGCGGTCAGAACATCTTCTTCGCACAGCTCGCCTCGCCAAACGTCGCGCATTTCAGCGCAGACGCAACGCGCTACTTCTCCGGTGAGTTCATCTTCATGATCTTCGGTCTGCCGGGTGCGGCGCTCGCGATGTACCACTGTGCGCGTCCCGAAAAGAAGAAGATCGCAGGGGGACTTCTCCTCTCGGCAGCGCTCACCTGTATGCTCACGGGTATTACAGAGCCAATCGAGTTCTCCTTCCTCTTTGTCGCACCCGCGCTCTTTGCCGTGCAGGTTGTACTTGCAGGTGCGGCGTATATGATCGCACACATGTTGAACATCGCCGTCGGACTCACGTTCTCGGGCGGTCTCCTCGACTTCTTCATCTTCGGTATTCTGCAGGGTGAGGCAAAGACGAGCTGGATGTACGTCATCCCCGTCGGCATCATCTACTTCTTCCTCTACTATTTCATCTTCCGCTGGATGATTACGCACTTCGGCTTCAAGACGCCAGGTCGCGAGGACGACGATGAGGAGACGAAGCTCTATACAAAGGCGGACTACAAGGCACGCGAGGGTGCGGGCGGCGCATCGGGCGATGCAGGATTTGACGCAAAGAGTGCGGCGATTGCGCGCGGTCTCGGCAGCAAGCGCAACATCACGTCCGTCGACTGCTGCGCGACGCGTCTGCGCTGCTCCGTCGCGGACTCATCGCTCGTCAATGAAAAGCTGCTCAAGGCGACGGGCGCGGTCGGCGTCATCGTCAAGGGCACGGGCGTACAGGTCATCTATGGGCCACAGGTCGCCGTCATTAAGTCGAACCTCGAGACCTATCTCGCAACTGCCCCCGAAGTCGAGCCGGAGGACGATGTGCCCGCAGCAGCACCCGCAGAGGAAAAGCCGGCAGAGACGCCTGCAGCCGCTCCCGCCAATGCGGCAAAGCGCACGCTATACTCCCCCGTCACGGGCACGGTGCACCCGATCACGGAGGCACCGGATGAGGCGTTTGCGAGCAAGATGATGGGCGACGGCTTCTTCATCTACCCGAGCAAAGGCGAGGTGCTTGCACCCGACGACGGCGAGGTCGTCTTCGTCTTCGATACGAAGCACGCCATCGGCATGAAGAGTGCGGATGGTACGGAGTACCTGCTCCACATCGGTGTAGATACGGTCGCGCTCGGCGGGCAGGGCTTCACAGTCTTTGTCGAGTCGGGACAGCATGTGAAGAAGGGCGACAAGCTCATGGAGTTCGACATCGACTACATTCGTGAAAATGCAAAATCCGATGCCTGCCTTGTGATCTTCACAGGACTGCCCGAGGGCACGAGCATCGAGATGACCGCCGAGGGCGAAGTCACGGCGCTCGATCCAGTTGCCAAGTTCTGA